The DNA window AGTCGCTCGGCACATCCAAACCGGACAGCTCTTTTGTGGAATTCTAAcacatttaatcatcaatatagtgataaattacatgtgcaatgaagtgtacattgtctttaacatcagtacattCTTAACAATGAGGCCAGGATACTTCGGGAAAAAGCCTGCGTTTATCCACTTACTAAAACTATATAGTCATCTCAATTTTTACATGATTATTTGCATACAAagtacaatactacatttttatttacagtagtattttattcaaaacagaagttttaagtttgcagTTTATTGATCTGATTGATTTTTATTACTATTTAATGATTGTTGGTACCTTTATTGATTTATTGGAGTTTATTAGCATGCAAAGTGCAATgcgacatttttatttacagaaatattttattcaagacaagtTTTAAGTTTACACTTTATTAATCTCAATGTTGaagattataattttttttcatgccatgtacaatgctacatttgtatttgtaaaataatttTATTCAAGCAAAAGTATCATCTCCCAGGGGACgctcttaatttagttatttgaaaATAATTGcataaaagtacaatttatatctggtctaaagATAACATTCAAATGTGATTTTggctaagagtaagatgcagtgtatgcagtgtcatttcaaactactagcTTTTGATCacataaaagtagagatgtccgataatggcttttttgccgatattcgatattgtcaaactcttaattaccgattccgatattaaccgataccgatatatacagtcgaggaattaacacattattatgcctaattttgttgtgatgcattaaacaatggaacaaggttttccaaaataaatcaactcaagttatggaaaaaaatgccaacatggcactgccatatttattattgaagtcacaaagtgcattattttttttaacatgcctcaaaacagcagcttggaatttgggacatgctctctctgagagagcatgaggaggttgaggtgggcggagtgtgtatattgtagcgtcccggaagagttagtgctgcaaggggttctgggtatttgttctgttgtgtttaagttgtgttacggtgcggatgttctcccgaaatgtgtttgtcattcttgtttggtgtgggttcacagtgtggcgcatatttgtaacagtgttaaagttgtttatacggccaccctcagtgtgacctgtatggctgttgaccaagtatggcttgcattcacttgtgtgaaaagccgtagatattatgtgattgggccggcacgcaaaggcagtgcctttaaggcatgccccaaacattgttgtctgggtggaaatcggaagAAGTTCGGAtggatggttgccccgggagattttcgggaggggcactgaaattcgggagtctcccgggaaaatcgggagggttggcaagtatgactgggagacgcaactgctctgtatttctccctacgtccgtgtaccactccgtacagctgcgttttaaaaagtcatacattttactttttgaaaccgataccgataatttccgatattacattttaaagtctacatgtgttttgtggacttggagaaggcattcgaccgtgtccctcgggaagtcctgtggggagtgctcagagagtacggggtatcggactgtctgattgtggcagtccgctccctgtatgatcagtgccagagcttggtccgcattgccggcagtaagtcggacacgtttccagtgagggttggactccgccaaggctgccctttgtcaccgattctgttcataacttttatggacagaatttctaggcgcagtcaaggcgttgaggggatctggtttggtggctgcaggattaggtctctgctttttgcagatgatgtggtcctgatggcttcatctggccaggatcttcagctctcactggatcggttcgcagccgagtgtgaagcgactgggatgagaatcagcacctccaagtccgagtccatggttctcgcccggaaaagggtggagtgccatctccgggttggggaggagatcttgccccaagtggaggagttcaagtacctcggtagtcttgttcacgagtgagggaagagtggatcgtgagatcgacaggcggatcggtgcggcgtcttcagtaatgcggacgctgtatcaatccgttgtggtgaagaaggagctgagccggaaggcaaagctctcaatttaccggtcgatctacgttcccatcctcacctatggtcatgagctttgggttatgaccgaaaggacaagatcacgggtacatgcggccgaaatgagtttcctccgccgggtggcggagctctcccttagagatagggtgagaagctctgccatccggggggagctcaaagtaaagccgctgctcctccacatcgagaggagccagatgaggtggttcgggcatctggtcaggatgccacccgaacgcctccctagggaggtgtttagggcacgtccgaccggtaggaggccgcggggaagacccaggacacgttgggaagactatgtctcccggctgacctgggaacgccttggggtcccacaggaagagctggacgaagtggttggggagagagaagtctgggcttccctgcttaggctgctgcccccgcgacccgacctcggataagcggaagaagatggatggattgatggatggatggacattttaaagcatttatcgaccgataatatcggcagtccaatattatcagacatctctacataAAAGTAATACTTGTTTTGAATTACCTTTGTCATTTGTACTCATtggtttcttaaaaaaaataaatacatggaaAAAAATCGTTAATCAAGTTTTTGTGTGAAAAAATCACAGATTTTAAttttaggtcatatcgcccaAGCCTACGAGCGAGATTGTTTTGGTGCTCCTGATCGTCTCCCCGACCTGCAACTACGTGCAGCGTTTAGGGAAGAGGAACAGCGAGTGCCTGCGGCTGAGGCCagcgttcaacaaattttgtttcgatcgtatttttgttgatatttcatttaaaaatgcagaACTGATATTTCGACGCCAATATGAGTGTTTAGAAACGCAAATGTTCGTGTTTTCGTAGACATTTCAAATGCCTGCCTCTTACCATTTTTGTGTCCATTTTGGATTTGATGTCCCTCGCAAGTGTCAAAAAGGCCTTTAAAGGACAAAAAGACAGTGTTATTATCATCATCCTATATAATATATAACGTAACCTACAGTCTCCACATTGATGTTAGCCTTGGCGCTGGTCTCCATGAACTTGATGCCGTACTCTAAAGCAAGCTGCAAGAAGATTAATGGGGAACGTGTCAGGATGTGTTTTTGGCCTACCCAACATTAAAAGTTTCAGGAATGCTTCTCACCTTTTCCCCTCGCTCTTTAGATACCTGTCGCTTGTCGTTGATGTCACATTTATTGCCAAGAACCATCTTCTCGACATCAGATGACGCGTGCTGGAACGGCCCAAGATGCTTTCAGTGTCCCATTCAAAACACACATTTAAAGAAAGTGAGAATGTAAAGTAGATTCATACCTCTTCTATGTTCCTTATCCAGTTCTTGATATTATCAAAGGACTTCTCATTTGTGATGTCGTACACCAGCATGATTCCCTGTAAAGGACGACGCAAAATGTCCTCAATGGAGCTCAGATAGGACGGCTACACTAACATATGCTGGATAGTCACCATTGCGCCTCTGTAGTAGGCTGTTGTGATTGTACGGAAGCGCTCCTGGCCGGCTGTATCCCTGGAAAAACAACAGGAACTCTAGAATTTAGAATCAATAAGCTATTAAGGAAGGTCATGAATAAAGTTTGTTTAAAGGAGAATTCATAAAGAGACTGGTATTGAAATGTTGCTGCAAACTTTTATTGCTGTACACATAAATTAGctgagactagggatgtcccgatccgatatttggatcggatcggccgccgatatttgccaaaaaatgcgtatcggcaaggcatgggaaaatgccgatccagatccagtttaaagaaaaaactccggtctgtgttttccaacgcaccgatttaaataatacattccacttttctgctgctccctaatttccgttccgcattttccagcacaccttcaacacatccacaggtctgtggattctcacgcagttgcttttagctgctggcattacacgacaggctcttctcactcttttctgtgtctccctctcacagacagcaagcgcaccttcttacacatgtcacatactgtcacgtcatacgtcacatactgtcacgtcatacgtcacatacgtatacgtcctccccgagcagagaggtagcagcatggctaacgttatctgtgatgctagcgcagccgtgcgaccaacgttccctctacgcactgctcaagcgtcctctgcgcacggcaaatctatgccacgcacaacatcaaataaaaaaataatcgcataacaattttcgacacacggacacgacagagaaaaccgttttcgtcatcattgttcaaatattgtaacgtctgtcgagacgcttatctccattcggtgccacacgcccacaccatcaaaatgccgaggcaaaaatttccagatcaacaccgtatgaaaaaattagggatttttttagttgtgatttccttctctgcatgaaagtttaaaagtagcatatattaatgcagtatgaagaagaatgttttaatgtagacatgcaagccttgaaagaaaatgttttaaatcaagactacatttcctgcaaatgggtgcatttctaccctatattttaactttagatttattctcatatcaaactcttttggctgtctttttgacacttacacacCCTCcataccctggattataaataatgtaaataattcaatgtgattatcttgtgtgatgatattatgatgatagtatatatctgatagtatatatctgtatcatgaatcaaccccgacttaaacaagttgaaaaacttattcgggtgttaccatttagtggtcaattgtacggaatatgtacttcactgtgcaacctactaataaaagtctcaatcaatcaatcaaaacacatagaatcatcatactgctgtgattatatgcatcaagtgttcattcaaggctaaggcaaaacattgagatatatatcgtgtatcgcaatatggccttaaaatatcgcaatattaaaaaaaaggccatatcgcccagccctagtttcaatgatgccatttctgtttgtcatgtataattttgtctattttgtgtttatccttgaataaacaggtcagtttcttgttaccaaccattgtgtattattcatactcccctaattcagctggctagttgttatcaagagtactaaaacccttttcaacatgattctgacaactaaaaaggctaaataactttaaactttaatacatgctcggataggccagtatcggtatcggtcagtatcggtatcggatcggaagtgcaaaaacctggatcgggacatccctagctgaGACAGAAAGTGAAACAGATGGTTCTTGAGGCAATCGTTTCTTGCTTGATAAGTAATCACCATCTAACATCATCAAAACAGTGAGGAATGAAGACAATCTCACCATATCTGCAACTTGATCTTCTTGCCCTCGAGCTCTATTGTCCTGATCTTGAAATCTATGCCTGGAGGGATAATCACACATGTCAATCAGAGCAGCAGGTACACTCACTTGCTCACGCAACAATGCTGCCaataattttccatccatccattttctacagtttgtccctttttggggtcgcggggggtgctggagcctatctcagctgcattcgggcggaagacggtgtAGACCCtgaaaaagtcgccacctcatcacagatagatagacaacattcactagggatgtcccgatccgtccgatattgatatcgggaatcagtccgatattagccaaaaaagtgaatatcggattttatcggactgaatctaaaaactccgatataagcgctccgatataagctgtccatttaccgctgcagcacgtctataataggtgactctggtttgatcacactccaacacagtaggtggcggcaatgccccttaattaacgttggtgccggccgcggaagaagagcgtctctgatccagcatgcacagcccacgtgatcacaacaacgacaacgcgtgtgcttgcagcaaagtgtagtgatgtcggctgtgtggaagtattttaacctaaactcggacaaagacgttgccgctaaatgcaacatttgtcaggcgcaagtgtcccgtggagggacagaaccgggaaggttcaatacaagcaacctcatcgcacatttgaaaaaacaccacaaaaaaaGAACATGAGGATTTTCGCGAGAGCAGCAAGGCGAAGCAACAAACCTCTGGCTCGCTTCAGCAGCTAAATTCCTCTGTGCTCCCTGCACGAGTGTGGAGAGTGAAAGGCTCTTCAGCACAGCGTCAATTATCATTGAGGAGCACAGGAGCAGGCTGACAGCACAGCATGCCGAAATGCTtatcttcttaaaaaaaaatcttcacaTTATGCTCGGACTGCAGAAagtggagaaggaggaggaggagtagtaAGGGTAGTCAGCACTGActgattattatttgttttatgctcttgttATTAGAGTGATATGTTTATTGTGTTTACACTATTCTTCAGAGAAGACTAAGAGTAATTACTACATTGTTTTGGGCACAGTCAGTCAGTGAAATTGGAGCTGTGAACTCTTCTTAGAGCAGTTGGACAGTGGACaatattgtgtttttgttgtttttgtccctGCCCACAGTTGTATCCAACATATgctgacagtaaaaaaataactgaagtgaacttgaattgtttgcactttaaaacgttttttttttgttttgtttttttttaaaattggatttatttagagttagagaagacagctgcagtctgaatgagtgttggccttgctttcaaattaagaaccagtcaaatagtcacctgaaacctaaatcatagcagaggatggtttcgatccatcgacctctgggttatgggcccagcacgcttccgctgcgccactctgctgtttagctcctctctgagctgccaccttaacgtggtagaggagtttgcgtgtcccaatgatcctaggagctatgttgtccgggggcttccatgccccctggtagggtctcccaagacaaacaggtcctaggtgagggatcagacaaagagcagctcgaagacttctatggaaatgcaagaaccgagactcagatttccctcgcccggacgcgggtcaccggggcccccctccggagccaggcccggagttggggcacgatggcgagcgcctggtggccgggcctgtccccatggggcccggccgggcacagcccgaagaggcaacgtgggtcccccctccaatgggctcaccacccatagcaggggccatagaggtcgggtgcaatgtgagctgggcggtagccgaaggcagggcacttggcggtccgatcctcggctacagaagctagctcttgggacgtggaacgtcacctcgctgggggggaaggagcctgagctagtgcgcgaggtagagaagttccggttggatatagtcggactcacctcgacgcacagcaagggctctggaaccagttctctcgagaggggctggactctcttccactctggcgttgccagcagtgagaggcgacgggctggggtggcaattcttgttgccccccggctcagagcctgcatgttggagttcaacccggtggacgagagggtagcttccctccgccttcgggtggggggacgggtcctgactgttgtttgcgcttacgcgccaaacagcagttcagagtacccaccctttttggattcactcgagggagtacttgagagtgctcccccgggtgattccctcgttctactgggggacttcaacgctcatattggcaacgacagtgaaacctggagaggcgtgattgggaagaatggccgcccggatctgaacccaagtggtgttttgttattggacttttgtgcccgtcacggattgtccataacgaacaccatgttcaagcataagggtgtccatatgtgcacttggcaccaggacaccctaggccgcagttctatgatcgactttgtagttgtgtcatcggatttgcggcctcatgttttggacactcgggtgaagagaggggcggagctttctaccgatcaccacctggtggtgagttggctgcgatggtgggggaggatgccggacagacctggcaggcccaaacgcattgtgagggtttgctgggaacgtctggcagagtctcctgtcagagagagtttcaattcccacctccggaagaactttgaacatgtcacgagggaggtgctggacattgagtccgagtggaccatgttccgcacctctattgtcgaggcggctgattggagctgtggccgcaaggtagttggtgcctgtcgtggcggtaatcctagaacccgttggtggacaccggcggtgagggatgccgtcaagctgaagaaggagtcctatcgggttcttttggctcatgggactcctgaggcagcggacaggtaccgacaggccaagcggtgtgcggcttcagcggtcgcggaggcaaaaactcggacatgggaggagttcggggaagccatggaaaacgacttccggacggcttcgaagcgattctggaccaccatccaccgcctcgggaaggggaagcagtgcactaccaacaccgtgtatggtgcggatggtgttctgctgacctcgactgcggaagttgtggatcggtggagggaatacttcgaagacctcctcaatcccaccaacacgtcttcctatgaggaagcagtgcctgaggaatctgtggtgggctctcctatttctggggctgaggttgctgaggtagttaaaaagctactcggtggcaaggccccgggggtggatgagatccgcccggagttccttaaggctctggatgctgtagggctgtcttggttgacaagactctgcagcatcgcgtggacatcgggggcagtacctctggattggcagaccggggtggtggttcctctctttaaaaaggggaaccggagggtgtgttctaactatcgtgggatcacactcctcagccttcccggtaaggtctattcaggtgtactggagaggaggctacgccggatagtcgaacctcggattcaggaggaacagtgtggttttcgtcctggtcgtggaactgtggaccagctctatactctcggcagggtccttgagggtgcatgggagtttgcccaaccagtctacatgtgctttgtggacttggagaaggcattcgaccgtgtccctcgggaagtcctgtggggagtgctcagagagtatggggtttcggactgtctgattgtggcggtccgctccctgtatgatcagtgtcagagcttggttcgcattgccggcagtaagtcggacacgtttccggtgagggttggactccgccaaggctgccctttgtcaccgattctgttcataacttttatggacagaatttctaggcgcagtcaaggcgttgaggggatccggtttggtggctgcaggattaggtctctgctttttgcagatgatttggtcctgatggcttcatctggccaggatcttcagctctcactggatcggttcgcagctgagtgtgaagcgactgggatgagaatcagcacctccaagtccgagtccatggttctcgcccggaaaagggtggagtgccatctccgggttggggaggagatcttgccccaagtggaggagttcaagtacctcggagtcttgttcacgagtgagggaagagtggatcgtgagatcgacaggcggatcggtgcggcgtcttcagtaatgcggacgctgtatcgatccgttgtggtgaagaaggagctgagccggaaggcaaagctctcaatttaccggtcgatctacgttcccatcctcacctatggtcatgagctttgggttatgaccgaaaggacaagatcacgggtacaag is part of the Nerophis lumbriciformis linkage group LG19, RoL_Nlum_v2.1, whole genome shotgun sequence genome and encodes:
- the LOC133618456 gene encoding ras-related protein Rab-8A-like translates to MAKTYDYLFKLLLIGDSGVGKTCVLFRFSEDAFNSTFISTIGIDFKIRTIELEGKKIKLQIWDTAGQERFRTITTAYYRGAMGIMLVYDITNEKSFDNIKNWIRNIEEHASSDVEKMVLGNKCDINDKRQVSKERGEKLALEYGIKFMETSAKANINVETAFLTLARDIKSKMDTKMEGNMPQGSSQGVKILEPRKKTSFFHCSLL